A window of the Nisaea acidiphila genome harbors these coding sequences:
- the zapE gene encoding cell division protein ZapE: MKHDGPLARYEALVADGSIAKDPAQEAAAAKLQWLHDQLIDYRPPQAKTGWTAKLGFARRRPTNPPKGLYIYGSVGRGKSMLMDLFFDGAQVECKRRVHFHEFMREAHELIHQWRQENKVTKTAEPIRPTAQKLADSAWLLCFDEFEVRDIADAMIVSRLFYAMFELGVVVVATSNRAPDDLYKDGLQRDLFLPFIGILKARHEIFRLDDGEDYRLGRLRGKTVYHVPSGVEADRELDEAFADLTDAATPEPDAIKLKGREIPVPAAAAGVARFGFRDLCDTPLAAADFLAVAERFHTVILSDIPVLGASNRDQARRFMTLIDALYDQGVRLIASAAASPEELYDGEDWGFEFDRTISRLMEMQSSDYFESRRR; the protein is encoded by the coding sequence GTGAAACACGATGGGCCCCTGGCCCGCTACGAAGCCTTGGTCGCCGACGGCTCCATCGCGAAGGATCCGGCGCAGGAGGCGGCCGCCGCGAAGCTGCAATGGCTGCACGATCAGCTCATCGATTACCGGCCGCCGCAGGCCAAGACCGGATGGACCGCCAAACTCGGCTTTGCGCGCCGGCGGCCGACCAACCCGCCGAAGGGGCTCTACATCTACGGTTCCGTCGGACGCGGTAAGTCCATGCTCATGGACCTTTTCTTCGACGGCGCTCAGGTCGAGTGCAAGCGCCGGGTGCATTTCCACGAATTCATGCGCGAGGCGCATGAGCTGATCCACCAATGGCGCCAGGAGAACAAGGTAACCAAGACGGCGGAGCCGATCCGCCCGACGGCGCAGAAACTTGCCGACAGTGCCTGGCTGCTCTGTTTCGACGAGTTCGAGGTGCGCGATATTGCCGATGCGATGATCGTATCGCGCCTGTTCTATGCCATGTTCGAGCTTGGCGTCGTCGTCGTCGCGACCTCTAATCGGGCGCCGGACGATCTTTACAAGGACGGTCTGCAGCGCGACTTGTTTCTGCCGTTCATCGGAATTCTGAAGGCCCGGCACGAGATTTTCAGGCTCGATGACGGTGAGGACTATCGGCTCGGAAGGCTCCGCGGGAAGACCGTCTATCACGTGCCGAGCGGGGTCGAGGCGGACCGGGAGCTCGACGAGGCCTTTGCCGATCTGACCGATGCCGCCACGCCCGAGCCGGATGCGATCAAGCTCAAGGGACGCGAGATACCGGTGCCGGCCGCCGCCGCGGGTGTTGCCCGCTTCGGGTTCCGCGATCTTTGCGACACCCCGCTCGCCGCCGCCGATTTCCTTGCGGTAGCGGAACGATTCCATACCGTGATCCTTTCGGACATCCCCGTGCTTGGAGCTTCGAACCGGGATCAGGCGCGGCGCTTCATGACCCTCATCGACGCGCTCTACGACCAGGGCGTACGCCTGATCGCCTCCGCCGCCGCGAGCCCGGAAGAGCTCTATGACGGTGAGGATTGGGGCTTTGAATTTGACCGGACGATATCACGTCTGATGGAAATGCAATCTTCAGATTACTTTGAATCCAGGCGGCGCTGA